One part of the Drosophila teissieri strain GT53w chromosome 3R, Prin_Dtei_1.1, whole genome shotgun sequence genome encodes these proteins:
- the LOC122621154 gene encoding uncharacterized protein LOC122621154: MMNYGRKTPSTYRSNPSVYSHATGRSSTNLHSKMSRSTRSVRIPWYQRPLLKNNQYIDIQKGAMLVGLFAIFLSLFTIATSIFDIYCYAMAAPGSTHYGYYIISYEFVYVGNKHVRNMLIVFALFSLIMALINFVTSVLLCVALRKEYERKVMPWLWSFAIFTVWRALALIFFAIVNDLYFAYNVLMVLLWTIFCVLSIYGWALVYSLFLELVDLTKLEDLAHLRMGTMASLHASTANSLAGSRPTTPHSTVSTMPVG; encoded by the exons ATGATGAATTACGGCAGAAAAACGCCCTCCACATATCGGTCCAATCCGTCGGTTTATTCCCATGCCACGGGAAG ATCCTCGACGAATTTACACTCCAAGATGTCCCGATCCACGCGATCCGTCAGGATTCCGTGGTACCAACGACCGTTGCTCAAAAACAACCAGTACATCGACATACAGAAGGGTGCCATGCTGGTCGGATTGTTTGCCATT TTCCTGTCCCTCTTCACCATCGCCACGAGCATCTTCGACATCTACTGCTATGCGATGGCTGCTCCAGGATCTACACATTATGGCTACTACATCATATCCTATGAGTTCGTCTATGTGGGCAACAAGCATG TTCGCAACATGCTGATTGTCTTTGCATTGTTCTCGCTTATCATGGCGCTGATTAACTTTGTGACCAGTGTCCTTCTCTGCGTGGCTCTGCGCAAG GAATACGAGAGGAAGGTTATGCCCTGGCTGTGGTCCTTTGCCATATTCACTGTTTGGCGGGCTTTGGCACTGATCTTCTTTGCCATTGTCAATGATCTGTACTTTGCCTACAATGTGCTTATGGTGCTCCTGTGGACCATTTTCTGTGTGTTGTCTATCTATGGATGGGCCTTGGTGTACTCTCTGTTTTTGGAACTCGTGGATCTGACCAAACTGGAGGATCTGGCCCATTTACGC ATGGGCACAATGGCCTCCCTGCACGCATCTACCGCCAACTCACTGGCAGGATCGCGACCAACCACCCCACACAGCACCGTTTCCACCATGCCCGTGGGttaa
- the LOC122622526 gene encoding AN1-type zinc finger protein 6 isoform X1: protein MERESNPMQPMCRSGCGFYGNPATDGLCSVCYKDSLRKKQQPPVSSTPVSVPSPQPSPTFSPAIAITNTAQPTVTSLQQPHNDVKEKITEEAAAAAKVNSEAITSATGPNTSTQAAASANEEDDKDKEDDKDAKKKKNRCGECRKKVGLTGFQCRCGGLYCAVHRYSDKHNCTFDYREHGAQEIRRNNPVVVGEKIQKI, encoded by the exons ATGGAACGTGAATCTAACCCAATGCAACCCATGTGCCGCTCAGGTTGCGGCTTCTATGGTAATCCAGCCACAGATGGTCTCTGCTCCGTATGCTATAAG GACTCGCTTAGAAAAAAGCAACAGCCACCTGTGAGCAGCACACCTGTCTCCGTTCCAAGCCCACAACCTAGCCCCACATTCAGTCCGGCCATCGCAATCACCAACACCGCACAGCCCACAGTCACCAGTTTACAACAGCCACACAACGATGTCAAAGAG AAAATCACCGAAGaagccgccgctgctgccaaaGTCAACAGCGAAGCCATCACATCGGCGACTGGTCCAAACACTTCCACACAAGCAGCCGCCTCCGCCAACGAGGAGGATGACAAGGACAAGGAAGACGATAAGGAtgccaaaaagaagaagaaccGATGTGGCGAGTGCCGCAAGAAGGTTGGACTGACCG GTTTCCAGTGTCGCTGCGGCGGTCTGTACTGCGCCGTGCATCGTTATTCTGATAAACATAACTGCACATTCGATTATAGAGAGCATGGCGCACAGGAAATCCGACGCAACAATCCGGTTGTCGTTGGCGAGAAGATTCAAAAGATTTGA
- the LOC122622525 gene encoding uncharacterized protein LOC122622525, whose amino-acid sequence MVVTTVAFPQKKTGRIVPPKSTKVVDKTRSGSALLSTDKRKGPMSVGIKRSAAGALTSLSGPIAGDPVGLGLVTGMDRNGFPQHNAAAKAQATATRPAAPIPPPRSYRRAGTAAAAAFAGGAASAAAQLAAKVPGAPVVGLVSHTGSSNVTQPSLASKKSSLVSRKVGGGKDTDSSIKRRVKFSANVHTFPSLTNTKKSTRIGELQLKKKVKKLKRIRSRREGGTGETASELLNSSGIAPNNQDIYKHGAIVDVESVKAPEPPRVLRLNVVGKSSPATGKSALVTALRRKAKRTAAQEEKSTESVTTTGSRTGKPKTKTIRKSGGSSAKTLLASSSHLVDSSAGLAGRKKPAAAATASQRSSLIQKQNGRRVYGKV is encoded by the exons ATGGTCGTTACCACTGTGGCCTTTCCGCAAAAGAAAACTGGTCGTATAGTACCTCCCAAAAGTACCAAAGTTGTCGATAAGACTCGATCCGGTTCCGCGCTTCTATCGACTGATAAGCGGAAAGGGCCGATGAGCGTTGGAATCAAACGGTCCGCAGCCGGGGCACTAACGAGTCTAAGCGGACCGATAGCCGGCGATCCGGTGGGCCTTGGCCTGGTCACTGGAATGGATAGGAATGGTTTCCCGCAGCACAATGCGGCCGCAAAGG CACAAGCGACAGCAACCCGTCCAGCGGCACCGATCCCGCCGCCACGCTCATACCGCCGGGCagggacagcagcagcagccgccttTGCAGGAGGAGCCGCTTCTGCCGCCGCTCAACTTGCTGCCAAGGTGCCTGGTGCCCCAGTCGTCGGATTGGTCTCGCACACCGGAAGCAGCAACGTAACCCAACCTTCGTTAGCCAGCAAGAAGAGCTCCCTGGTCAGCCGTAAGGTTGGAGGAGGCAAGGACACAGATTCTAGCATCAAGCGGCGCGTAAAGTTCTCGGCCAATGTGCACACATTCCCGTCCCTTACAAACACCAAGAAGTCCACCCGGATTGGTGAGCTGCAGCTGAAAAAGAAGGTCAAGAAGCTGAAGCGGATTCGATCGCGTCGGGAGGGCGGAACTGGTGAGACGGCGAGTGAGCTCCTAAACTCAAGCGGGATAGCCCCAAATAACCAGGACATTTACAAACACGGTGCCATCGTTGATGTGGAATCCGTAAAAGCACCAGAACCACCACGTGTTCTGCGCCTAAACGTTGTGGGCAAATCGTCGCCGGCAACGGGAAAGTCTGCATTAGTAACAGCGCTGCGACGTAAGGCTAAGAGAACAGCAGCACAGGAAGAAAAGTCCACCGAATCGGTAACTACTACAGGTAGCCGGACCGGAAAGCCCAAGACAAAGACGATCAGGAAAAGTGGTGGTAGCAGCGCAAAGACACTGCTCGCATCCAGCTCTCATTTGGTGGACAGCAGTGCGGGCTTAGCGGGGAGGAAGAAaccagcagcggcggcaacggCCAGTCAGCGGAGtagtctaatacaaaaacagaaTGGGCGGCGAGTCTATGGAAAAGTCTGA
- the LOC122622526 gene encoding AN1-type zinc finger protein 6 isoform X2 has product MGGESMEKSEGGDQPESPGEKEQVHQGAEQQVQRGKRCRSVSPPDGGDVGSVKTAEVVVEGGASAVVVAKKRKITEEAAAAAKVNSEAITSATGPNTSTQAAASANEEDDKDKEDDKDAKKKKNRCGECRKKVGLTGFQCRCGGLYCAVHRYSDKHNCTFDYREHGAQEIRRNNPVVVGEKIQKI; this is encoded by the exons aTGGGCGGCGAGTCTATGGAAAAGTCTGAAGGCGGCGATCAGCCGGAGAGTCCCGGCGAAAAAGAGCAGGTGCATCAAGGAGCAGAGCAACAGGTTCAACGGGGAAAGCGTTGTCGAAGTGTGTCTCCACCTGATGGAGGTGATGTGGGCAGTGTAAAGACGGCTGAGGTTGTTGTAGAAGGCGGCGCATCTGCTGTTGTCGTAGCTAAGAAGCGG AAAATCACCGAAGaagccgccgctgctgccaaaGTCAACAGCGAAGCCATCACATCGGCGACTGGTCCAAACACTTCCACACAAGCAGCCGCCTCCGCCAACGAGGAGGATGACAAGGACAAGGAAGACGATAAGGAtgccaaaaagaagaagaaccGATGTGGCGAGTGCCGCAAGAAGGTTGGACTGACCG GTTTCCAGTGTCGCTGCGGCGGTCTGTACTGCGCCGTGCATCGTTATTCTGATAAACATAACTGCACATTCGATTATAGAGAGCATGGCGCACAGGAAATCCGACGCAACAATCCGGTTGTCGTTGGCGAGAAGATTCAAAAGATTTGA
- the LOC122622526 gene encoding AN1-type zinc finger protein 6 isoform X3, which produces MQIEAEDENKITEEAAAAAKVNSEAITSATGPNTSTQAAASANEEDDKDKEDDKDAKKKKNRCGECRKKVGLTGFQCRCGGLYCAVHRYSDKHNCTFDYREHGAQEIRRNNPVVVGEKIQKI; this is translated from the exons ATGCAGATCGAGGCGGAGGACGAGAAT AAAATCACCGAAGaagccgccgctgctgccaaaGTCAACAGCGAAGCCATCACATCGGCGACTGGTCCAAACACTTCCACACAAGCAGCCGCCTCCGCCAACGAGGAGGATGACAAGGACAAGGAAGACGATAAGGAtgccaaaaagaagaagaaccGATGTGGCGAGTGCCGCAAGAAGGTTGGACTGACCG GTTTCCAGTGTCGCTGCGGCGGTCTGTACTGCGCCGTGCATCGTTATTCTGATAAACATAACTGCACATTCGATTATAGAGAGCATGGCGCACAGGAAATCCGACGCAACAATCCGGTTGTCGTTGGCGAGAAGATTCAAAAGATTTGA
- the LOC122619286 gene encoding phosphotriesterase-related protein, whose product MSTVQTVLGTITPNLLGRTLTHEHVALDFEHFYRPPPPDFESELKAKISMSTLGYVRLYPYSSKENIRFYDGEALEAAKKDVLLYKKHGGGSIVENSSYGLKRNLEFIVELAQSTGVHFIAGTGHYIHAMQDASHASLTVEQMSDLYSKDIITGQQVNGQVVKCGFIGEVASVYPIHDFEKNAIKAAGEIQEVLGCGVSMHPHRVTKAPFEIMRLYLEAGGRADKCVMSHLDRTIFDIDELLEFAKLGCYIQYDLFGTECSFYQLNTSVDMISDGQRIDNLIKLIKEGLVDKLLMSHDIHTKHRLTSYGGHGYHHIHTNILPRMFDRGVTLEQVEQMTVTNPANWLAFDP is encoded by the exons ATGTCAACCGTACAGACCG TGCTGGGCACCATTACTCCCAACCTGCTGGGTCGAACTTTGACCCACGAGCATGTCGCTCTCGATTTCGAGCACTTCTaccgcccaccgccgccgGATTTCGAGAGTGAACTCAAGGCGAAGATCAGCATGTCCACGCTGGGCTATGTTCGCCTGTATCCGTATTCCAGCAAGGAGAATATCCGCTTCTACGATGGCGAAGCCCTCGAGGCGGCCAAGAAGGATGTGCTGCTGTACAAGAAGCACGGTGGCGGCAGCATTGTGGAGAACAGCAGCTACGGACTGAAACGCAACCTGGAGTTCATTGTGGAGCTGGCCCAGAGCACTGGTGTGCACTTTATTGCCGGCACCGGGCACTACATCCATGCCATGCAGGATGCCAGCCATGCCAGCTTAACCGTGGAGCAGATGAGCGACTTGTACTCCAAGGACATCATCACTGGACAGCAGGTCAATGGCCAGGTGGTCAAGTGCGGTTTCATTGGCGAGGTGGCCAGCGTGTATCCCATTCATG ATTTTGAGAAAAATGCCATCAAGGCGGCCGGCGAGATCCAGGAAGTCCTTGGCTGTGGCGTTTCCATGCATCCGCATCGAGTTACCAAGGCTCCATTTGAGATCATGCGGCTTTACTTGGAGGCGGGTGGTCGTGCCGACAAGTGTGTCATGTCGCATCTGGATC GCACAATTTTCGACATCGATGAGCTGCTGGAGTTCGCCAAGCTGGGCTGCTACATTCAGTACGATCTCTTTGGCACCGAGTGCTCCTTCTATCAGCTGAACACCAGTGTGGATATGATATCCGATGGCCAACGAATCGACAACCTGATAAAGCTGATTAAAGAGGGTTTGGTGGACAAGCTGCTCATGTCCCACGACATCCATACAAAACATCGATTG ACCTCCTATGGCGGTCATGGCTATCATCATATTCATACCAACATCCTGCCCAGAATGTTCGATCGCGGCGTTACTTTGGAGCAAGTGGAGCAGATGACGGTCACCAATCCTGCCAACTGGTTGGCCTTCGACCCCTAA
- the LOC122619285 gene encoding L-threonine ammonia-lyase encodes MSQAVKTETTKEPNGLATKANGTAVNGKLEVLKRPRHVSGGVEEIIDPFCNPEKPQRISFHDVTSAAFLIRGGVERTPCPKSTSSELYGMELYLKKDFLQYTGSFKERGARYALLSLTEEQKRTGVISASLGNHAQALCYHGWKLNIPVTVVMPKAAPIMKIQKCRNYKARVIVDGNDMGEAKSLAMRMSREEGLLYVNGYDHPHIMAGQGTIGLEILEQVPEPDAVVVPVGGGGLIAGIATAVKALSPKTKIIGVESEKCASFTRAMENDGPIHTPIKNTLADGLAVPKVGYNAYATAMPLIDRMVVVKEEWIAVAILRLVEEEKCVVEGAGGAGLAAILAGHLDELKGKKVVVLLCGGNIDTTVFGRCLERGLAAVGRLVKFNVEVSDRPGGINDLCALLVRVGVSIKDIMHERAWLRDVYTVEVKVVCETVDWTHSLELKNELKKFYSKVQFSDVPLALTNDADS; translated from the exons ATGTCGCAGGCAGTGAAGACGGAAACGACCAAGGAACCAAATGGTTTGGCCACCAAAGCCAATGGCACCGCTGTCAATGGCAAGCTGGAGGTGTTGAAGAGGCCCAGACATGTCTCTGGTGGCGTTGAGGAAATCATCGATCCCTTCTGCAATCCGGAGAAACCGCAACGCATCTCCTTCCATGACGTCACCTCCGCCGCCTTTCTCATCCGCGGTGGCGTCGAACGTACTCCTTGTCCG AAATCCACTTCATCGGAGCTATATGGCATGGAGTTGTATCTGAAAAAGGATTTTCTGCAATATACAGGCAG CTTCAAGGAGCGTGGCGCACGCTATGCGCTGCTATCTTTGACCGAGGAGCAGAAGCGAACCGGAGTGATCAGTGCCTCCTTGGGCAATCACGCCCAGGCGCTGTGCTATCATGGCTGGAAACTGAATATCCCAGTGACCGTGGTGATGCCCAAGGCGGCGCCCATCATGAAGATCCAGAAGTGCCGCAACTACAAGGCCCGCGTCATCGTCGATGGCAATGACATGGGTGAGGCCAAGTCCCTGGCCATGCGAATGTCGCGCGAGGAGGGTTTGCTGTACGTGAATGGCTACGACCATCCGCACATCATGGCCGGCCAGGGTACTATTGGCTTGGAGATACTCGAACAGGTGCCGGAACCGGATGCAGTGGTGGTGCCGGTGGGCGGCGGTGGACTGATTGCCGGTATTGCCACTGCTGTGAAGGCTTTGTCCCCCAAAACAAAGATTATT GGTGTGGAGTCGGAGAAGTGCGCCAGCTTCACCCGGGCCATGGAGAACGACGGACCCATCCACACGCCCATCAAGAACACATTGGCCGATGGCTTGGCCGTTCCCAAAGTGGGCTACAATGCCTATGCCACCGCAATGCCGCTCATAGATCGCATGGTGGTGGTCAAGGAGGAGTGGATCGCGGTGGCCATCCTCAggctggtggaggaggagaaaTGCGTCGTCGAGGGTGCGGGTGGTGCTGGGCTGGCGGCCATTTTGGCCGGACACCTGGATGAGCTCAAGGGAAAGAA AGTGGTGGTGCTTCTCTGTGGCGGAAACATAGACACCACCGTCTTTGGACGTTGTTTGGAGCGCGGCTTGGCCGCCGTGGGTCGCCTGGTCAAGTTCAATGTGGAGGTGAGCGATCGTCCTGGCGGAATCAACGATCTGTGCGCCCTGCTGGTCCGTGTGGGCGTGTCCATCAAGGACATCATGCACGAGCGAGCCTGGCTGCGGGATGTCTACACCGTGGAGGTGAAGGTCGTGTGCGAAACCGTCGACTGGACGCACAGTCTGGAGCTGAAGAACGAGCTGAAGAAGTTCTACTCGAAGGTTCAGTTCTCCGATGTTCCGCTGGCCCTCACAAATGATGCCGATTCGTAG